Within Chloroflexota bacterium, the genomic segment GCAGGTTCCACGCAGGCACAGCACTCAGCACGAACCATGACGGCGGCGTCTCGCCTTTCAGATTAATCCGAGCGCAAGGAGCATTCATCCGCTTGCCCCTTGCGCTCGGCGCTTTCACTTCCTCTGTTCCCCCGCCAAATTCTCTTGGCTATACGAAATGTCGTCGCTACTACGGCGCAGGCGTCGGGGCAGGCTCTTCACCCCACAGCGGGCTGCTGAGGTATTTATAGCCTGCATCGGGCAAAATCACCACGACCATGCCTTCCTGCAACTCGGCCGCCACCTCGCAAGCAGCCCACACCGCCGCTGCCGCCGAGGGGCCCACGAACAGGCCTTCCTCACGCGCCAGGCGCCGGGCCATCGCATGCGCCTGAGCCGCCCGCACATAGCGCACCGCGTCGGGCAAGCCTGCATCGTAAATCGCCGGGCGACGGCTGGACGTCGCCATATGCTTCAGGCCGGGAATGGGTTCATCTCCGCCAGCGGGCTGGACCCCAATCAAGCGCACGTCGGGCAACACCGAGCGCAAATAGCGCCCAATGCCCGTCAGCGTGCCTCCCGTGCCGGTGCCCGCCACCACATGGGTCACCCGCCCTCCCGTCTGCCGGGCAATCTCCGGGCCGGTGGTATGGTAATGTGCCCGCCAGTTAGCGGGGTTATCGTATTGATTAGCCCAGTAATAGCGGTCGGGGTGCAGTTCCGCCTGTCGGGCTACCCACGCCATGGCGCCATCCACCCCCGCTTCGGGGTCGGTCAGCACTAACTCGGCCCCCAGGCCGCGCAACACGGCAATCCGTTCCGGGCTGGCATTGGCAGGCATAGCCAACGTCACCGGCACGCCCCACGCAGCAGCAAAAGTGGCATAGGCAATGCCCATGTTGCCCGAAGTAGCGTCGAGCAAACGCCGCCCTTGCAAACGGCCTTCGCTCAACGCCTGCTGCAGAATTTCCCGCGCGGGCCGGTCTTTCACCGAGCCCGAAGCGTTGAACCATTCCGCCTTGGCCCAAAGGCTTACCGTGGGCTTATCCGACAACAACCGCCGTAACGGCAACAGCGGCGTATTCCCCACAACCGCCCCGGCGGGCGCGTCCACCCACGAAGTCGGGGCCTGACTTTCCAGCGTTTGCAACACCATTTCATCCTCCTCCAGCAAGATCATGACCGAGAAATACAAAAACCTCGCCCAAACAAAAACGGCACGGTCGTTCCACTTGGAACCCGTGCCGCGAGGGCGAGGCTAATTGCGCTTAAACCACCTTCACCAAAGACGGCTACGGGCCCCGTCTTTGGCAACAACCAGTCTGAAAGCGCACAACAAGCAAGGGTAACATCGCTTCACACACTCCGGTGGTTATGCTCTGCATTGTACCTGATTTTGGGGAAATGTCAAAGGTTTTGCACAAGCCAATCAACCACGGTGCGATACACCTCTTCCTTGCCTGGCTCATTGTGCACCTCGTGGTACATGCCTTCCCACAACCGGAAGGTGCATTTCTCGCCTGCACGCTGGCAAAATTCGCGGCTGGCCTCGGGAGAAGTCAGGTGATCATCAGCGCCGTGCATCAACAACAGCGGCACCTTGAGGTCAGCAGCATGTTCCAGCGCCCAAAGCCCGGCCTCATACGCCTCGAGGAACATCCCCGCCGAAATACGGTCATGCACCAGCGGGTCTTCCACATAGGCCTTCACCACCACCGGGTCGCGGGAAAGGTATTCCAGCTGCAGGCCGCTGGGCTGCAACAGCGTCGGCAGAAGTTTACCCACACTGCGCGCCAGAAACACTTTATAGGCCGGTGGCTCGAAAGCCAACCGCAGCCAGGGGCCACTGGCAACCGCGCCATGCAACTTCTCGACCGGCCGGCGCAGAATGTAGTTCAACACCAAATTCCCGCCCAAACTGTGGCCGTAGAGGAAGCGCGGAGCCTCCCCAAAGCGCCGTTGCGCCTCGTCCACCAAGCGGGTAATGTCATCGAGGGCATCGGCATAAACAAAATGCCCGCGCTTGCCGCCCGAGCGCCCATGCCCGCGCAGGTCAAAGGCCAACACCGCAAAACCGGCAGCATTCAAATGCGCGGCCAAAGGGGCATAGCGCCCGCTATGCTCGCCCAGGCCGTGCACCAGGCACACCACGCCCCGCGGGGGTGTCTCAGGCGTCCACGCCCGCGCAAACAAAGGCACAGCAGGCAACAGGGTAAAGGTCTCTTCCATCACACCCTCCTCAGCGAGCGGGCACATCGTAGCAATACACAGGGTAAACTTCCTCGGTCTCTCGGAAGCCCATACGGGCATAGAGGTTGAGCGCGGCGTCGTTGTTCCCTTGCGTGTTCAGCGTCACCTGCTCCGCACCGTTGCGATGGAAAAAGGTCAACACATCGGTCACCAGCCAGCGCCCAATGCCGCGCCCCTGCGCCTCGGGGTGGACAGCCAGGCGGGCCAGATGCCCTCCCAGGGGACTGGGCGTGCTCACCTGGAAACCCACCACTTCTTTCGTGGTCTCATCCTCAACAACCGTCGCCCACACCGAGCGGCTCAACCCCACTCGGAAGGCTTCTTGCGACATGTGCCAGAAATCCCCAAAGGCAGCCGCATCCACGCGGGTTACGGCCGCGAGGTCGGCTGGAATCATGGGGCGCAAACGGAAGCCCTCAGCCGGCACCACCCTGGCAACCGGCTGGCGCTCCCATACCAGCACTTCCACGTTTTCCAAAAAGTAGAAACCGTTGTCTTCCAACAGGTGGCGGAACCACTCGGCAAACGGCATGGCCGCCACCCAGCGCAAGCCATTGCGTTTATGAATGGCTTCCAAGGCGGCCGGGAAAAGCGTTTCCCAGGCCTGATGCGGCGGCACCGCCGCTGCCGAAGCAAACAAACGCACCCACGCCACGCCTTGGGTTTCCCGCAACACCGCCAGCGCCGCATCCAGTTTCCCCAACGGGGCTTCCCAGACCACAAACCCCGGCGTGCCCGCCTTATCCAGCGGGGCCTCCCAGGCAGGGTGCTGATGAACAAACGGCTCCAGGTGCACCAGTGCTGCCAGCCGCTGGCGGTCGTCCGGGCGGCTTTCCCGCACCTCGCGGGTGACGCGCACACGGTCGTCCGTCATCACTGCTGCTTTCGCCATCATCCTCCCCCCAGCAAGCGGAAAGGCATTTTCAACAAACGCTTGAGCAAGCCCCGTTTCAGCGAACGCGGCTGCTCATCCACGGCTTGTTGCATGGCAATGAGGGCATCCATTGGTTCATTGAGGCGCAGTTGCACAGCCGAAAGGGCCTGCAACACCGCCACCCGGGCTTCGCGATCGCCGGCTTCTTCCAGCAACACGGCCGCCTGCGCGTAGGCCTCGGCGGCTTCCTGCCAGCGTTTTAAACCTTCCAGCGCGCTGCCCAGGTTGCCCCATGCCAAGCCAGCGCGGCGCACATCGCCCGCCTCGGCAAAAATCTCGGGCGTGCCCTCCGCCGCCTCCAAAGCCTCCTGCGGACGCCCCGCCTGCACCCAAGCAACGCTGCTGTTATTGCGCATTTCCGCCGCGTCCAAAGGGCGCCCACTCGCCAGGAAAGCCTCGGCAGCCGCGGCAAACTGTTGCGCCGCCTGCTCGAAAGCCTCTTCGCCATAAGCCTTCCTGGCCTGCTCTGCCAGCATTTCAGGGGAAAGGGTTTCACTCATAAGGTAATCTCCAACAACCCTTCGGCAACCGCCCGCAATTTTTCAACCGACATCTCACTTAGCCGCTGGGCCAGTTCCAGGTAAGGGCGGTTCACCGGCTGGGAAACGAATGCCCGCAGTTCGGCTGGCAATTCCAGAAAATCAGCCACCTGCCGTTGCTCGGACAGCCATTGCCCAATCGGGCCTTCCGTATCCATAAAAACCTGCACCGACACGCCTAAAACCTCCGCAAGGGTCTCCAGTTCCGGCAGAGGCACCGCGCGCTCCCCCATTTCATAAGCCCGCAAGCGCCTGACCGGAATATCGGCCTGCCGGGCTACATCTACCAGCGTGAGGCCAGCGGCTTCGCGATACTGGCGCAAAGTCACCCCCACAATCCGCTGCCGCAACGCCACCAGCCGAGCCAGATCCACAGGCTCTCGCGCGGCCAGGGTTTCCGAAAGCATTTCGCCCCCCCAGAAATGCTCTAACGGCAGCCGCAAATGATAGGCCAGGGCTTCCAATTCGGGCAAAGAGGGTGCTTTGTCACCGCGTTCATAAGCCGCCAACCGCGACGACGAAATACCCAACGCCTCGGCCAATGCTTTCCGGCTATGGCCCGAAGCCAGGCGCGCATCGCGCAACAAGATGCCCAATTTCTTCATGCGCAAAGTACGAACCCTTGCTTGATCCATAAACACTCCTCACGAGGGGGAATAACCTGCCATTTTTCCCTCACGTTCACTCCAACTTCGGGGAAGCGCAAACGTAAAACGGCTGCCCTGCCCCACTTCCGACTCCACTTCCAGCGTGACTTCGTGAGCACCAAGGATCTGCTGCACCAGGGCCAGCCCCAACCCGGTGCCGCCGTAATGCCGCACGCTGGAATCTTCCAATTGCACAAATGGCTCGAAAATCCGCATCAGGTCTTCTTTGGCAATGCCGATGCCGGTATCTTCGACCGAAAAGAAAACCTGACCCTCTTCCGGCCAAACCCGCAACCAAACTCGTCCCCCCGCAGGGGTGAACTTGATGGCATTATCCAGAAGGTGCTGCAGCACCCAGCCAATTTTCTCACCATCGGCAAACACCACCAGCCCAGGCGTGACGTCTTCCTGGAAGTCCAGCGGCTTGGCCTGCAGCCGCGGCCTGATGAGCTCGACCACCCGGCGCACGAGTTCGTCCACCGACACTACGCCGATCGAGACTGACACCGAGCCGCGCGCCAGCAACGAAAAACTGATCAGGTCCTCAATCAGGCGGTGCAGGCGTTCCGCCGACTGCCGCATGACCTGCAATGCCCGCTGCTGGTTTTCGTTGAGTTCCCCCAAAGTGCCGTCGCTCAGCAAATCCAGATAGCCAATAATATGCGTCAAAGGCGTGCGCAGTTCGTGGGAAATGTTGGCAACAAAGTTCGCCTTCAAGCGCTGGAGTTCCGAAAGGCGCGCCAGCGCCTCTTGCAACTGCCGCGTGCGTTCTGCCACCTCTTTTTCCAGGCGTTCATTGGCACGATAGAGCGCCTCTTGCAGTTGCAAAATCGTCTCGGCGATCACCCGGTCCAGGGTGTCGCGATCTACAAAGCCCAAGCGCACCAGCACCTGG encodes:
- a CDS encoding cysteine synthase family protein; translation: MVLQTLESQAPTSWVDAPAGAVVGNTPLLPLRRLLSDKPTVSLWAKAEWFNASGSVKDRPAREILQQALSEGRLQGRRLLDATSGNMGIAYATFAAAWGVPVTLAMPANASPERIAVLRGLGAELVLTDPEAGVDGAMAWVARQAELHPDRYYWANQYDNPANWRAHYHTTGPEIARQTGGRVTHVVAGTGTGGTLTGIGRYLRSVLPDVRLIGVQPAGGDEPIPGLKHMATSSRRPAIYDAGLPDAVRYVRAAQAHAMARRLAREEGLFVGPSAAAAVWAACEVAAELQEGMVVVILPDAGYKYLSSPLWGEEPAPTPAP
- a CDS encoding alpha/beta hydrolase gives rise to the protein MEETFTLLPAVPLFARAWTPETPPRGVVCLVHGLGEHSGRYAPLAAHLNAAGFAVLAFDLRGHGRSGGKRGHFVYADALDDITRLVDEAQRRFGEAPRFLYGHSLGGNLVLNYILRRPVEKLHGAVASGPWLRLAFEPPAYKVFLARSVGKLLPTLLQPSGLQLEYLSRDPVVVKAYVEDPLVHDRISAGMFLEAYEAGLWALEHAADLKVPLLLMHGADDHLTSPEASREFCQRAGEKCTFRLWEGMYHEVHNEPGKEEVYRTVVDWLVQNL
- a CDS encoding N-acetyltransferase, encoding MMAKAAVMTDDRVRVTREVRESRPDDRQRLAALVHLEPFVHQHPAWEAPLDKAGTPGFVVWEAPLGKLDAALAVLRETQGVAWVRLFASAAAVPPHQAWETLFPAALEAIHKRNGLRWVAAMPFAEWFRHLLEDNGFYFLENVEVLVWERQPVARVVPAEGFRLRPMIPADLAAVTRVDAAAFGDFWHMSQEAFRVGLSRSVWATVVEDETTKEVVGFQVSTPSPLGGHLARLAVHPEAQGRGIGRWLVTDVLTFFHRNGAEQVTLNTQGNNDAALNLYARMGFRETEEVYPVYCYDVPAR
- a CDS encoding helix-turn-helix domain-containing protein; translation: MDQARVRTLRMKKLGILLRDARLASGHSRKALAEALGISSSRLAAYERGDKAPSLPELEALAYHLRLPLEHFWGGEMLSETLAAREPVDLARLVALRQRIVGVTLRQYREAAGLTLVDVARQADIPVRRLRAYEMGERAVPLPELETLAEVLGVSVQVFMDTEGPIGQWLSEQRQVADFLELPAELRAFVSQPVNRPYLELAQRLSEMSVEKLRAVAEGLLEITL